TTTTACAGGATGATAATAAATTCGTCCTTTATATAAATTATTGCTTTGCCATGCCACTGTAGCTTCAAAAGGCTTAATATTAACGATTTCTGGATAAATATCAATATTTGAAGTTTTTTTGTATAAACTGACTCCATAAATGCTTAAACCTATAATAAGCAAGATTAGAGCAGTGATATAAACTAAAATTCTCTTCAAAACGCCCCCCTTACTTTTTATATTATTCTGCTAATTCTATAATTCTGAAAATTCTGATTCAGACATTTTCCGATTTATTTTTTTGAAATACTGTAGATCTAAGTATGTCAGTCTAAATTGATTGCTGCAAAATTTTTGGAAGTTTATCATATACTTCTATTGGAGAAACAATTGATCTTCGTCTATCGATAACTAAATTTTTCTTCTTAGCGATTTCATCTTCTACATTAACCGGATGTTCGAGTTTATTCAGAGTGACTTCTCTATTATCCGTAAAAGGCAAAATTATTGGACCTTTGCTATCAAGAATATAAGCCATTTGCCCATTTGTTAAATGAACAACGCTGCCAGTAGGGTATATACCTACTACTTTAACAAAAGAATGCAGTACAAATTGCAGCATACGATCTTTATCTGCATATTTTCGAAATAACTCCGTTACGACGCCTACTGGATTTAAGGCTTCTTTATAAGAACGCTTAGTTGTCATAGCATCATAAATATCTGCCAGCTTGCATACCTTAACGTAAGGAGGTATCTCAATTGGTATTTTTGTATCTGGATAGCAATTAGTTTCACCCATGAATAAAGGGCTATGATGGTAGCATATTATGTTTTTTATAACTGTATTATACAATTTATTTTTTTCGAGTATTTGAATACCTTTTTCAAATGTATGGGTTTTTACCATATCAAATTCTTCGTCAGTCAGCCGGCCTTTTTTATTTAAAATATCATCAGGAATAAGAACTTTACCAACATCGTGAAGAAAAAATCCAATAGATATATCGTATAACTCTTCAGGAAGATAAAACATAAATGACGTTTCCGGAAGATCGTTTTTCGAAAGTTCTGAAGTTTGAAAAGAAAAATTAAATACTTGCTTGTTGATAAGTTCACTAAAATGATCGTTAAATTTTTTTAAAACAGCAGTTCCAATAGTGCAAACATCAATAGAATGGTTATATAGATAGTCATCATAGGAAAAAATTTCTTTAGTTATATATGAAAATGCAGTCTCACTTTTAGTCATAAAATTAAATACATCAGAAACTGTTTCTTGCAATAAGTGTGTATCAAATTCGCCTCCTGTCTCCTTTATACTCGTAATTATTTTTTTTATATTATTCTTTGCATTCTGATATTTAATGCTCGCTTCTTTTTTTAATTCATATATTTCTTTAATTCTTCTTCCGATTTCAAGTTTGTTTAAACTATCTTCATATATGTTTGAATTATCTTCTTTTGTTGGAGAGTCAAGTCTAATTTCCTTTAACTGTTTATCCCATAATCCACCTTTTTCTTCGACATCAATTGGAATACGTCTAAGTCCATATTTTTTAACGATCAATAATGAGCTTACTTTATTGATAATTACATTTTTTTCTAACAAAAGGGCGCCACTTTTATTATAAACATCTATTCCAGTCCTAACGCTTCCTCCATTTGCAACAATTTCAATAAGATTATCAATATTTACATAAAGTTTTTCCATAAATATAAAGCTCCTATATTATATTACATACAGAGATCGACTTTAAATATTTCCATTATTTTATTTCAAAAAAAATTGCAACATTTGAATCCTTTTGAAATTTTCGCAAATTACTTACATGGTTATAGATCCTTAACGTTAGACTTGACATATCAAATAAGCCATAATATAGAGCAATGTTTCAGGTGTTTTTCTTGCCCTGATATTGAAAAATTGATTCTACCTATAAAAATATAAAAAATTTAAGAAAGGAATTTAAAACTATGGAAAGAACTTTATCTTTAATTAAACCTGACGGAGTTAGAAAAAACATTATCGGAGAAGTAATAAAGAGATTTGAAAGTAAAGGCATAAAAATTGCCGCAATGAAAATGCTGCATCTTACAAAGGCTCAAACTGAAGGCTTTTATGCTGTTCATAAAGAAAGACCTTTTTTTGCAAGCCTTACTGATTTTATGACATCAGGACCAATTGTAGCTATGATTTTAGAAGGAGACGACGTTATTAAAAAAAATAGGGAAATCATGGGAGCTACAAACTATAAAGAAGCTGCCGAAGGAACAATAAGAAAAGATTTTGCAACAGATATTGAAAAAAATGTTGTTCATGGATCAGATTCACCTCAAACCGCTGCATTTGAAATATCCTATTTTTTTAATTCTTTTGAAATCGTAAAAAATATCTAAAAATGTCAGTCCTTGAAAATATATCAATCGTTTTAACAAGACCTAAATATTCTGAAAATATAGGTGCTGCAGCAAGAGCCATGAAAAACATGGGGTTTAGCAAACTTATTGTTGTGTCTCCCCAGAATTATGATTTTGATAATGCAAACAAAGTGGCAACTCATGAATCGGTTGATATATTGAACAAGGCTGAATTTACTGACAGTTTAAAAGAGGCTCTATTAAATTTTAACTATATAATCGGAACGACTGCAAGGTTAGGCAAAAACAGGCAAGGTGTTTATAATCCTTCTGAAATGGCTGAAAAGCTGAGATCAATCTCTAAAAAAAACCTTGCGGCTATTGTTTTTGGGCCCGAAGATAAAGGGCTCCAAAACGATGATTTACAATTATGCGATGCTATTATTAACATCCCTACATCATCACACCTTTCATCTATAAACCTTGCTCAATCTGTTATGATTATTTGCTATGAACTTTTTAAAACAAGTCAAGAAACTATCGAAAAACCAATACCTCAACTCGCAAGAAGATATGAGCTTGAAGGAATGTATTCTCAATTAAAAGAGATTCTTATTAAAATTAATTATATCCGACCAGACAACCCTGATTACTGGCTAAATAATTTTCGGCATTTTTTTAATAGATTTTGTTTATATTCAAGGGAAGTTTATATAATTCGGGGGCTTTGTCGGCAAATAGAATGGTATGGAAATAAACGATATAATGACGCATTAAAAGAAAGAAATGAGGCTGAAAAATGAGATTAATTAGATTCTTTAATAATAATGGAGAAATTAGACCTGGAATTTTACAAGGAAATTTAATTATTGATTTAAAAAAAGTTTTTCCTGATATTCCTGATATTTCTGAAACGTTTTTCAAAGAAGGTTGGATTGAAACTATAGCGTCGGCTACATTGCCGAAAGCTTCAAAATTGGATGTTCATATATCCTATCCTGTATGCTGCCCTTCTAAAATAATTTGTCTTGGAAAAAATTATATTGAACACGCAAAAGAAGGCGGATTTGATTTACCTAAAAAACCTTTAATTTTTTCCAAAAGTGCTAACACTTTAACAGGTCCATTTGATCCAGTTATTATGCCCAAAACAAGCAGTCAAGTAGATTGGGAAGTTGAGCTTGCTGTAATCATCGGTAAACAAGGAAAAGGCATAAGTAAACAAGATGCTCATAGTTATGTGGCTGGATTTACTGTTATGAATGATGTTTCAGCTCGCGATGTTCAATTTTCAGAATCCCAATGGTTTAGAGGCAAATCCTTTGATACATTCGCTCCATTAGGCCCATCGATAGTTACGCCAGATGAAATAGGAGGTTTAGATAAAGCTCAAAATTTAAGACTCACTGCAAAAGTAAATGGAAAAATAATGCAGGATGGAAATACAAAGGATATGATTTTTGATATCCCAAGCATAATAGAAGATATAAGCCAAGATATGACTTTGATGCCAGGAGATATTATATCCACAGGAACTCCCGCTGGAGTAGGAATATTTAGAAATCCTCCTATTTTGTTAAAAAGTGGAGATATAGTCGAATGCGAAGTTGAAAAAATTGGAATTATACGAAATGTTTTTAAATAAACACTCATTCATTTTTTTGAAACAGATCTAAAGGGTGTGTCCCATCTTTTACACAAAGATCTGTAGGGGCGACCGGCTGGTCGCCCAAATGCTATGTTCAGCAATTTCCAAAGGGCGACCAGCCGGTCGCCCCTACAATATCTAAATTTTAGAACTTAACAGCCATGCCTTTTTTAAAAGGGGGGAATGTTTAGGCTTAATAAATCTATGCTCAACAAAAAACTTGATAATCGAGTTATAGGTTCTTGAAATTATAACTTATCTACCTAAGAGCAGGATGTGTGAAGCTTAACAGATCGGGAATAACTTCTGTAGAACTATCGAAGATATCCTAAAATCATATTTTAGTAGGACAGATAAAAAAATAACCTGACCTACTAAATATATAGATTTATTTTATTATGATACAAGTTCTTCTTTTACGCTTACAGCTATTTTAAACAGAACTGTAAGAATAATAAAACCTAACGCATATACCCCAAAAGTAATCATTATTTCTTTTAGAGTAGGAACGTATTCATTAAAATGATGAAGCGGAGATGGAACAAAACCACCGGATACAAGACCTAATCCCTTATCAATCCACATCGCCACAAATACCATTACACAAGTAAATGGTAGAATTTTTTCATTTTTACGTGTAGCTGGATTAATAAGCAAAAATATAGACAATAATGCTAAAGCAGCAGACGTCCACATCCATGGAACTAAAACTCCATGCCCATCATGACCGGCATAAAGATATTTAAAATGTTCCATATGTTCAGGAATGCCACTATAAAAGACTACAAAAACTTCACAAAGAAGAAAGAATACATTTATAATAAGTCCATAAGTAACGATTTTAGCTAATGTTTGAATCTGAACTGTTCCTGGATCAAACTTAGTTAATTTACGAACAATAAAGCATAAAACAATTAAAAAAGCTGGACCTGAAGCAAAGGCAGATGCAAGAAATCGAGGAGCAAGAATTGCTGTTAGCCAAAAGCCTCTACCAGGTAAACCGCAGTATAAAAATGCGGTTACTGTGTGAATACTGACAGCCCAAGGAATTGAAAGGTATATCAATGGTTTTACCCATTTTGGAGGAGCTATTGAACTTCTTTCAGCTTCAAGAATTTTCCATCCAATAACTATATTCAATAATAGATAACCATTCAATACGATAGTATCCCAAAATAAAACTGATCCAGGAGTAGGATGCAGCCATACATTTAAAATTCTTTGAGGTTGACCAAGATCAACTATTATGAAAAAAAGACACATGGATACAGATGCAACCGCTAAAAATTCGCCTAATATTGTTATTCTTCCAAATGCTTTGTAATCATGCAAATAGTATGGAAGAACGAGCATTACCGCTGATGCAGCAACTCCTACAAGAAAAGTAAACTGGGCAATATAAAATCCCCAAGTAACATCTCTGTTCATCCCGGTTATACCTAAACCAAAACTCAACTGGTTTAAATACACCAAAAAGCCTAAGCAAAAAACAGCAGCTAAACCTGCCAGCCATAACCAATAATTTCTACTTCCTTTTATCGCAGTTTCAAGCATAACCACCTCTCATCATACAATGTAATAAACTGATGGCCCTGTACCGAGAGCCGGTTTACGTCTAATGGTATAGTTTTCCTTTAATACTTGCCTTATTTCTGATTCTGGATCATTCAAATCTCCAAAAACAATTGCACCGTTTGCCGCTTCAACGCAGGCGGGTATTTTTCCAACAGCAAGCCTTTCTGCGCAAAAATTACATTTTTCCACAACACCTTTCATCCTTGTAGGAAATAAAGGATTAGTTTCCTCAATAAAAGGTCTTGGATTTTCAAAATTAAAACTTCTTGAGCCATAAGGACAGGCTGCCATACAAAAACGACAACCAATGCATCTATGGAAATCCATTAATACAATTCCATCATCCCTTTTAAAAGTCGCCTTTGTAGGACAAGCTCGAACACAGGGAGGATTATTACAATGATTACAAAAAACAAGAAATTTCAAATTTTCAACTCGTTCATTTAAAAAATCATGATTTACAGTCGGAAAAGCGTGCTTAAATTCTTCTTCCCATATCCATTTTACTTCATGTTTTTTATTATCAATATTAGGAACATTATGAGCTTTATGGCAGGCTTCAATAATACTTGGAACATTATCTTCAGACAATTCTTTTGTATTTATTATCATTCCCCATCTTTTAGCTTGTAGAGTGCTTTCATTCTTTACATAGCTCCCTTCCACAGTATGAGATACTTGGGATTCAGCAAAAGAATTTAATACAGGAGCTGCTCCACTAATTCCCAATAAGGAAATTCCAGCTACTTTAAAAAAACTTCTTCTACTACTTTTTTCCATTATTTGTTCTCCTTCGGCTCAATATGGCAATCCCAACAATATGGAGTAACAGAAGCATAGTTATGACATTTATCACAAAAATCTGCCTTGCTTCCGTGACATCCCATACATGATTCTTCACCACTTGATAAGCTAATGTTATAATCTTTTCCATTTGTACTTTTATACTGCCGCATTCCTTCTCTTACTACTTTATCTCTCCACGTATTTAAAAGCTGCATATGTCCAGTTTTCATAAATTCTTTTGGTTCAACGCATGTTTTTGCATCTTTCGCTGTTTGAGATAAAATAGGTTCTGGCGCAGGAGAAGCTTTAAGCTGATTATACCAAAAAGGAAAAGTAAATATCACCGCAAATATTATCAATCCTAAATATATTATTTTTTTATCATTCATCTGCTTCATCCTCCATTCCTAAAAGCGGTTCACCCCTTAAATCTGTAGTGCGTTTATTTTCTCCTGGAAAAATTAACGCATTCGCAACTAACTCATGAAGACCAATTACGCCAACTCCAGGTACCCAATAATCCATTAATGGGGGTAACGCAGCTCTGTCTATAGCACATACACACCCTAGCATGTTAACTCCAAATTTATCATGGACATATTTTACTGCATTAGCCCTTGGCAAGCCTCCAGCTAATCGCTGCTCCATATTTTCTCCAGCATTTAACCCAGCACCACTTCCACAGCAAAAAGTCTGTTCGCGTATAGTATTAGGAGGCATTTCATAAAAATGATTACATACATTTTGAATTACATATCTTGGTTCATCAAGCAAGCCCATGCCTCTTGATGGGTTACAGGAATCATGGTAAGTTAATTTTATATGATCATTTCTGCTTTTATCTAAATCAAGCTTTCCATGCTTTATTAAATCAGCTGTGAATTCAGCAATATGAACCATTTTAGTAGATTTAGCATTTTCAAACTTAGTTCCAGTTATTGGAGACACGGGTTCTTCTAAAAAGTCTGCAGGTCCATTCATTGTGCCCATATACTGATGTATTACTCTCCACATATGTCCGCATTCACCGCCTATAATCCATTTGACACCAAGTCTTTTAGCTTCTGCATACATTTTTGAGTTTAAACGTTTCATCATTTCATGGGAAGTAAAAGAACCGAAATTACCGCCTTCAGAAGCATAAGTACTCCATGTAACATCCAAACCATATTTTTCTTTCAGGTAATGGAAGAGCATAAGATAGCCCATACATGTATAAGTTCCAGGGTCAGCAAAAACGTCCCCGGATGGAGTAATAAATAAAATATCAGCTCCTTTTTTGTTATAATTAGGAGCTACATTAATTCCTGTTAATTCTTCTATATCTTCAACAAAAAAGTCAAGCATATCTTTAAAAGCATGGGGTTGGATACCAAGATGATTTCCTGTTTTATAACAATTTGAAACAGGGGTTGCTATCCAGTCAATATTGAGTCCTAATAAATTTAAAAGTTCTCGACCCATCATTGTTATTTCAGCAGTATCAATGCCATAAGGACAAAAAACAGAACATCTTCGACATTCAGTACATTGAAATAAGTAATACCACCACTCCTTTAAAACATCTAAAGTAAGCTTCCTTGCGCCTGCAAGCTTACCTAAAATTTTTCCAGCTGTAGTAAAATCATTTCTATATACAGACCTAAGCAATTCAGCCCTTAAAACAGGCATATTTTTAGGATCACCTGTTCCTATATAAAAATGACATTTATCAGCGCAAGCACCGCATCTTACACAAATGTCCATAAAAATTTTAAAAGAACGAAAATTTTCTAACCTTTCTTTGAATCCATTATGGATAATCTCCTGCCAATTTTCAGGTAACTTCCAGTCTTCATCAAGGGGATTCCATTGTCGTGCATTGGGAAAGCCTACAGTTTCAAGGCTTTTTGGATTACCTGCATAACAATACATTCCTTTTCGTATTGTTGTAGGAGTATCCATCCAACCTTTTTTAGGTAACTTGTAATTTACATTGTCAATTAATTCTTTTGATGTTGGATAATCTGCCATATTTTATTTACTCCTTTTCAACTGGGAGCCCAGCTTCTATCATTTTTTCTCTGAAATCATCTTCGTACTCTGCATAACTATGAACTTTAACTGGGTAATTCCACGGATTAATATGACGAGTTGCTCGATTATTATTTGCCATATTTCTTGTTGGACTCATAAAAATTCCGCCCATGTGCATGAGTTTACTGAAAGGAATATAAGCCACAAGAAGACTTACTAAAAATAAGTGAACATAAAAAATAGTACTAATTCCTGCTGGAATTTGCGGACTTAGCGTTATAATTCCCATTGTTAGCGCTTTTACTCCAACGATATCCACTTTTTCAAAATAACGCATATAAATGCCTGTAAATGCTATTCCCATTATAAGAAAAAGCGGGAAATAATCGGCAACTAAAGAAACGTATTTTACTTGAGGGATAATTACACGCCTGACTAAAAGATAAGTCGCTGCTAATAAAAGCATAAAACCCGAAATAAGAACACCTGGAACACCTACTTGGAAAATTCCGTCTATTTTTTCGAGTAATTGAACGAAAAATGGGACAGGCTCCGCAAAAAATCTTAAATGCCTTGTTAACACTACAAAAAATGAATAGTGAAATACAAGTGCAGCTAACCATAGCCATAACTCCCATTGAAACGTTATTTTTGGACCATTTTCCGATTTATGGAGCTGCATTTTAGTATTCCGAAATAACGATCTGAATAAAAAAATTTCAAGCGCCATTCTTGCGATAACACCTACGGTTGTAGATGGATTATCAATTTTGGCCTGCTTGAACCAAGGCAAAGATTTTTGCTGGCCACAAGTGGTTGGAATTCTAAAGGGAACTGGAGAACGAGACCATGATACAATTCGATTGATAACACCAACGAAAAATACCGCAAATGCTAAATAAGGAATTACAATTCCAAAAAGCATTTTTAGCCCCGCATCAATTCCAAAATACGGAACAAACGATAGAGCAACAACCACTACAAGGGAAACTAAATAATTTACATTCATTTTTATTTACCTCTCTCCTTCCAAAATTAAAATTCTAATATATAATTTGTTACTCATTATTACATTCACATAATAAATTTGCTTTTTCCAAAAGTTTCATTGTCTGGCTTCTTTCATGGTTTGCCTTTAATTGATATATTTTTTCTTTACAGTTCATATAAATATCAAATCCTATTAAGGCTATTTCATCTATCATTCTTTCAAGTTGATAAAGGCTTTTACCGCCATCTTCATCTTTAAAGTCAAAATTATTTCTGATAATTTCTTTCAAGGAAAAAACAAATTTGACTGATTCAGAAGCTCTAAAATTTTGAACAGCCCTTGTTCTAATTAGAGGATCAATTCCTGATGCTATTTTCTCTTTATCGAAGCTATCTAATAATTCCTTATATATTGTTTCGATAGTATTCCATATATTTTGCCCAACTGGATTAGCAAAAGCATCTTTCTCTCTTTTTAAAAAGTATGCCATATCATCGGGGTAAGCATGAATAACTACCTCGAACCACTCTGACAGTATTTTATCTTTTTTTTCTTGTAAGACTTTTTTTAAAGTTTTAGACAGATTCATAAATTTAATTTCATTTTCCTTTTTGTAGGCTTTAAGTATAAGGTGCTATACCTAACTAAATGTTTTTTTTTTGTCAAGAATAAATATTTGAAAATTCTAACATCTCCTTTATTTAAAGTTTGCTCTAAATTTACATAGTCTATATAAAGAATGGATATGTGTGGAGTTTTTTAGATTAAATAATGTCATACTATTAAGTTTTATCTTGAAACTATATCTACTTTTGACTTAAATGGTATATATTATAATAATTAAATTAGGAGGCATTTTCATGAATGAATTTATTGAGAGAGAATCTTTAGTGGAACAATGTATTTCAGAAAATAATATTGAAAAAGCAGTGAAACTATTGTTTGATTTAATTGTGTTTTACGCAAAAAATAAAAATTTTGTTAAAGCGAATGCTTTAAGGGAAAAATTAATAGAAGTTGATAATATGGCATTAACTGAAATTATTAGTACCGGCGAAATCATCGAAGACGAAAAAAGAGGACTTATCGATAAAGACCATTTAAAATTATGGACGCCTCTCTTTTCAATGCTCAATGAAGACGAAGCTAATGCCCTTTATTATGCTATGAATGAAAGTAATTATCTTCCTGATCAAACTATTTTTAAACAAGGAGAGTCCAATTCAAATTTATATTTTATAAACAACGGTGAAGTAAAGATAGTTTATCTCAAGAATAATAAAGAGACACTTTTAAAAGTTTTATCTCCAGGCCATATCGCTGGAGACGATTCATTTTTTTCAATTTCAGTATGCACGACTTCAATGATAACCTTAACAGGAGCTCAAATTGACATGCTAAGCCGAGATGTTCTAAAAAAATGGGAAACTGAATTTCCAGCTCTTGCTCCTAAAATTCAAGATTTTTGTTTAAAAACTCAAAGGCCTAAAATTCTTGAGTTAGTAAAGAAAAAAGGTCTTGAACGAAGAACTCAAACAAGAACGAAAGCTTCCGGACAAGTAATGATTCAATTGATCGGAAGTAAAGACGAACCTATCGGAAAGCCCTTTAAAGGAGATTTATCTGATCTATCAATAGGTGGAGTTTCATTTTACATAAAAACCTCAAAAAAAGAAACCGCACGATTATTACTTGGACGAAAAATGGCAATAAAATTTATTGTTTCGGATGATTCTGAAAAAAAATTTATAAAAAAGGGAACTGTAGTAGGTGTTGGTTACCATCTTTTTAATGATTATTCTATTCATGCTAACTTTGAAAAAGAAATCACAGAGATGGGATTGTTAAATATAATTTCTGCTATTGGCAAATAAATTAAATATAGTTTTTAAAAATTTTATGAATGATATAAGCATAAAAGAAGAACTTAAAGAAACATTAGCTAAATATAGAATAATTGAGCAAGAATTAGAAAATTTGGAAAAGCAAAAACAAATGTTGCGGTCAAAAATTCAGCTCTTGCTTGAAAATTTAGGACAAACCTCTTACAACACCGTTATTGAGGAGAAACCGATTGCGTTACAATTGAAGTATCAAACAGATATAAAATACAATGAAGAACTGTTAAAACACAGACTTGGCGATAAATATATCCATATTTTGGAACCAGATTTAAAAAAGATAAAACAGCACCTTCATGAAATTACGCCAGCGTTAGCTCATTATATGGAAACAATCGGTTCTCCATCGCGGGATAAAATCAAAGAATTAATTCTTGGCGGAGAATTTGATAAACAAGATTTTAGTGGCGCATTTAAAAAAATACATAAAACAACTTTATATGTAAAAAAACAACCTCTCTACATTAAAACTGACGAAAAAACACCTTGGTGAAATTAAAATACATGACATTGCGAATAATTGCAGGTGCATTAAAGGGGAAAAAACTTGATACAATAGATGGGAAAAAAGTAAGGCCCACTTCTGGCAAAGTTAGGGAAGCGGTTTACAGCATAATTTCTACACAAATAAGTGATGCAATCGTATTAGATCTTTTTGCAGGAACTGGTGCAATGGGGATTGAGGCTATAAGCAGAGGTGCAAATAAGTCTATATTTATTGATAACTTTACAAATTCTCTATCTACAATCAAAAAAAATGTAACTAAATGTCGTATTGAAAATCAATCTTCAATCATTAAATGGGATATCCTTAGAAATTTAAGCTGTATTTCCTATGATAAACCTCTCTTTGATATTGTATTTATTGATCCTCCTTATGGAAAAAATATTGTTAATCAAGTTCTTACAAATCTACATATGAGTAAATGCCTTAAACCAGAAGCTCTTATAATCGTGGAACATTCTAAAGAAGAAAATATTTTAAATGAGTATATTGATTTTAAGCGTTATGACCAACGAAAGTATGGGCAAACGTTTGTTTCATTTTATAATATTGAACTTAAAAAACAATAATCTTATTGAGTTGTCCTTATTGTTATTAAATCTTTTGACAAGGAAATTCCGTTACGGATAGCATAATCTTCGTAAAATTTTTGAATTCCAGATGCATTATAAAAAAGTTTTCTCATTCCAAAAAATTCGGTTGTTTCACCAGGAATTTCAGGTAAAAATTTATCAGAAGCATAAACAATGACTATTTCATTGCCTAATTCACCTCCTATAGTAAAATTAAGCTGCGAATAATCTTTATTCGGAATAGCAACGACATTACCTGGGTTTATCATTATTTTGCCGTCATCAAAAGTATTTGGATAAATTTGATAAATATCTCCGTTTGACCATCGGTTAATTATTCTAATATATGACGATTTATTAACTTTAAGAAGAAAAATAACTGACTCGCCCGATCTAAAATTCAAATTATCCCTTCCTTTTTGAGTTGATATTTCTACTCTAAGATTATCGGAATATTCATTAGGTTTAAATGCAGAAAGGTCACTCATAAATTGATCATCTTTTTTTTGGGGAATATCAAGCAAAGCTGGATTTACAAATTTTTTTTCAATCTTAATAGAACTCCATGCTAAAGCATCTCCTTGGGCACTAATAAGTTCCGCTTTAATTTCTATTTCATGTTCTGAAACATCCCAATAGCTTCCTGATATAAAATAATCAGCTCCTGAAACAATAGCGGCAGTAGCTCCAGGTTTTTGAGAAGGTAAAATTCCCCTTGTTTTTTCCATACCTCTTTTTCCAGTTTTTTTTACATCTTCAAGGTATTTTTCAACGTCTGCTTTTAAATTAAGAAAATTACTCATAGTGAAATATTCATAACTAAACTGGCTGATATAGTCTGAAAAAGGGCTATATAATTTGGTATCTTGATATTTAAATTTATTCACAAGAACTGAAGGCCTTTTTTTTGTTAAAAACTTATCACAGCCTTTATTTTCAAGGCTATTCATAAGAAAAAGCATTTTATCTTTCACATCTTCTTTAAACCATTCTGTAGGAAGATATTTTTTACTTATAGATGTTGTGCTTGACGATATATCAGACAATGCTTGAATACCATTTTCTGATATTTGTTTCATGCCCCTTAATCTTGCGTGTAAAACAAGCTTGTCTCCTTCAAAATAATAAGAGCCAATTATAAAAACATTGGTATCAATAGAAAGATTTGTAATAACATCA
This Desulfobacterales bacterium DNA region includes the following protein-coding sequences:
- a CDS encoding (Fe-S)-binding protein, giving the protein MADYPTSKELIDNVNYKLPKKGWMDTPTTIRKGMYCYAGNPKSLETVGFPNARQWNPLDEDWKLPENWQEIIHNGFKERLENFRSFKIFMDICVRCGACADKCHFYIGTGDPKNMPVLRAELLRSVYRNDFTTAGKILGKLAGARKLTLDVLKEWWYYLFQCTECRRCSVFCPYGIDTAEITMMGRELLNLLGLNIDWIATPVSNCYKTGNHLGIQPHAFKDMLDFFVEDIEELTGINVAPNYNKKGADILFITPSGDVFADPGTYTCMGYLMLFHYLKEKYGLDVTWSTYASEGGNFGSFTSHEMMKRLNSKMYAEAKRLGVKWIIGGECGHMWRVIHQYMGTMNGPADFLEEPVSPITGTKFENAKSTKMVHIAEFTADLIKHGKLDLDKSRNDHIKLTYHDSCNPSRGMGLLDEPRYVIQNVCNHFYEMPPNTIREQTFCCGSGAGLNAGENMEQRLAGGLPRANAVKYVHDKFGVNMLGCVCAIDRAALPPLMDYWVPGVGVIGLHELVANALIFPGENKRTTDLRGEPLLGMEDEADE
- the dsrM gene encoding sulfate reduction electron transfer complex DsrMKJOP subunit DsrM, with the translated sequence MNVNYLVSLVVVVALSFVPYFGIDAGLKMLFGIVIPYLAFAVFFVGVINRIVSWSRSPVPFRIPTTCGQQKSLPWFKQAKIDNPSTTVGVIARMALEIFLFRSLFRNTKMQLHKSENGPKITFQWELWLWLAALVFHYSFFVVLTRHLRFFAEPVPFFVQLLEKIDGIFQVGVPGVLISGFMLLLAATYLLVRRVIIPQVKYVSLVADYFPLFLIMGIAFTGIYMRYFEKVDIVGVKALTMGIITLSPQIPAGISTIFYVHLFLVSLLVAYIPFSKLMHMGGIFMSPTRNMANNNRATRHINPWNYPVKVHSYAEYEDDFREKMIEAGLPVEKE
- a CDS encoding RsbRD N-terminal domain-containing protein; protein product: MNLSKTLKKVLQEKKDKILSEWFEVVIHAYPDDMAYFLKREKDAFANPVGQNIWNTIETIYKELLDSFDKEKIASGIDPLIRTRAVQNFRASESVKFVFSLKEIIRNNFDFKDEDGGKSLYQLERMIDEIALIGFDIYMNCKEKIYQLKANHERSQTMKLLEKANLLCECNNE
- a CDS encoding cyclic nucleotide-binding domain-containing protein; amino-acid sequence: MNEFIERESLVEQCISENNIEKAVKLLFDLIVFYAKNKNFVKANALREKLIEVDNMALTEIISTGEIIEDEKRGLIDKDHLKLWTPLFSMLNEDEANALYYAMNESNYLPDQTIFKQGESNSNLYFINNGEVKIVYLKNNKETLLKVLSPGHIAGDDSFFSISVCTTSMITLTGAQIDMLSRDVLKKWETEFPALAPKIQDFCLKTQRPKILELVKKKGLERRTQTRTKASGQVMIQLIGSKDEPIGKPFKGDLSDLSIGGVSFYIKTSKKETARLLLGRKMAIKFIVSDDSEKKFIKKGTVVGVGYHLFNDYSIHANFEKEITEMGLLNIISAIGK
- the rsmD gene encoding 16S rRNA (guanine(966)-N(2))-methyltransferase RsmD, producing the protein MTLRIIAGALKGKKLDTIDGKKVRPTSGKVREAVYSIISTQISDAIVLDLFAGTGAMGIEAISRGANKSIFIDNFTNSLSTIKKNVTKCRIENQSSIIKWDILRNLSCISYDKPLFDIVFIDPPYGKNIVNQVLTNLHMSKCLKPEALIIVEHSKEENILNEYIDFKRYDQRKYGQTFVSFYNIELKKQ
- a CDS encoding DUF4384 domain-containing protein, whose product is MKLKGIYSLILILSCILMCCRSFEVQSKESKNLDEAVNLISKDIVNGLKKTEFYDASGKKLPVFISRNYFIDPHIGNNFPFSAYLCEHLRGKLSNTGLFDVITNLSIDTNVFIIGSYYFEGDKLVLHARLRGMKQISENGIQALSDISSSTTSISKKYLPTEWFKEDVKDKMLFLMNSLENKGCDKFLTKKRPSVLVNKFKYQDTKLYSPFSDYISQFSYEYFTMSNFLNLKADVEKYLEDVKKTGKRGMEKTRGILPSQKPGATAAIVSGADYFISGSYWDVSEHEIEIKAELISAQGDALAWSSIKIEKKFVNPALLDIPQKKDDQFMSDLSAFKPNEYSDNLRVEISTQKGRDNLNFRSGESVIFLLKVNKSSYIRIINRWSNGDIYQIYPNTFDDGKIMINPGNVVAIPNKDYSQLNFTIGGELGNEIVIVYASDKFLPEIPGETTEFFGMRKLFYNASGIQKFYEDYAIRNGISLSKDLITIRTTQ